In SAR324 cluster bacterium, the DNA window TGGGAGTTGGTCTGAACAGGATGAACCGTTACGCCGTTATGCAGGCTACAGAAGGTTTGGCTCGCTACATTGAGAAGCGCCAAGAAATAGATGCATCAGGAGTTGTGATTGGCTTTGATTCGCGAAACAATTCAGAGGTGTTCGCCCGTGCTGCAGCTGAGGTTTTGGCTAAGCACGGTATCCAAGTTTATCTATTTCGTGACATCGTTCCTACACCGATGGTCTCTTATGCCTTGCTGCAAAAAAAAGCAGTAGCAGCGATCATCCTGACCGCGAGTCATAACCCACCTGAATACAATGGCTACAAAGTGTACTGGAAACATGGAGGTCAGATTATCCCACCAGATGATGAGATGATTATCGATGAGGTCCGTAGTGTAGACGACATTGCGGAGATTCCTCAGATGGATTTCGAAGAAGCTTTACAGCAAGGTCGTATTGAGTGGATTGAAGATGACATTGATCTGGAATATCTAGAAAATTTGCTTCCACTGAGTTTCGGTAAGCCGTCTCAGAACGAGCAGTTGGGAGTGATCTACACCCCACTTCATGGAACTGGAGGCCGGCTTGTTCCACGCTTGCTGAAGGAACGTGGTTTCACCAACGTGCACTGCGTTGCGAGTCAAATGATTCCTGATGGAAACTTCTCAACAGTACTTTCTCCAAACCCTGAGGATGCAGCGGCCTATGAACTACCAATAGCGGAAGCTCAGGTGGAACATCAGCTAATTCTTGCCAACGATCCCGATGCTGATCGCCTTGGTGTGATGGTTCGGAATAATAAACAGGAATGGGTTCGGCTGAATGGGAATCAGATCGGTGCTCTCTTACTAGATTTTGTACTCGGGGTTCTGCAAGAGAGTGGAAAGCTGCCAGAGAATGGTCTCTACATCGGATCGATCGTGACATCTCCTCTGGGTAAGCGTATTGCTGAACACTATGGTTTGGCCGTGAAAGAAGTTCTCACAGGTTTCAAATGGAT includes these proteins:
- a CDS encoding phospho-sugar mutase; translated protein: MPNVREIAQYWAETNCFDGPTREEAKLLLETATEEELMDRFGTTLEFGTGGLRGVMGVGLNRMNRYAVMQATEGLARYIEKRQEIDASGVVIGFDSRNNSEVFARAAAEVLAKHGIQVYLFRDIVPTPMVSYALLQKKAVAAIILTASHNPPEYNGYKVYWKHGGQIIPPDDEMIIDEVRSVDDIAEIPQMDFEEALQQGRIEWIEDDIDLEYLENLLPLSFGKPSQNEQLGVIYTPLHGTGGRLVPRLLKERGFTNVHCVASQMIPDGNFSTVLSPNPEDAAAYELPIAEAQVEHQLILANDPDADRLGVMVRNNKQEWVRLNGNQIGALLLDFVLGVLQESGKLPENGLYIGSIVTSPLGKRIAEHYGLAVKEVLTGFKWIWSVALQAESEGQKFLFGMEESHGYLMGNHTGDKDGVWAAMAFAEMVASLKAQGSSPIQRLEELYQQYGFHLDSLHNQNFLGLEGKQQMEVTLSQLRENPPEQLAALKVERIIDLLTDQVCIPGSPEIQVGPGLPRSNVIILELEQSARVIVRPSGTEPKVKYYFNLSGEREELQVRLAQLKASLGLST